The following coding sequences lie in one Pseudomonas syringae CC1557 genomic window:
- a CDS encoding sensor histidine kinase, with product MRLSGFILKNIEPIVQEWTDFAHTMATPGEPLDTKELRDHAEQMLRAIATDLQTDQSSQEQVDKSQGQLVSDDQTAAKTHAITRLMSGFTIDQVVSEFRALRASVIKQWMIQETANTKLQMEDMIRFNEAIDQALAESISSYTSAVQASRNIFLGILGHDLRTPLSAILLGADVLLRTSDLGARATKVASRIYSSVKRASQIVGDLLDFTRSQIGPGIPLKKTEIDVQPICARIVDESRTVNPEADIRLTSSEHVIANVDGDRLEQVFSNLIGNSIQHGNSSDPVEVTLAVSGDTLQFTVHNTGNPIPEDVLPFIFNPMGRYSPEQVTDNGPYSSLGLGLFIVSKIVDAHGGRIEVTSKAELGTTFAVFIPLKGE from the coding sequence ATGCGCTTATCGGGCTTCATCCTCAAAAATATCGAACCCATCGTGCAGGAGTGGACCGACTTTGCTCATACGATGGCAACGCCTGGCGAGCCTCTGGATACCAAAGAGCTCAGGGATCATGCCGAGCAGATGCTCCGGGCTATTGCCACGGACCTGCAAACTGATCAGTCCTCCCAGGAGCAGGTCGACAAATCGCAAGGCCAGTTGGTATCGGACGACCAGACTGCTGCAAAAACCCATGCGATTACCCGACTGATGTCTGGTTTTACCATTGACCAGGTGGTGTCGGAATTTCGCGCACTACGTGCCAGTGTCATCAAGCAGTGGATGATACAAGAGACCGCTAATACGAAATTACAGATGGAGGACATGATCAGGTTCAACGAGGCAATCGATCAGGCACTCGCAGAATCCATCTCCAGTTACACCAGCGCGGTTCAGGCTTCGCGCAATATCTTCCTCGGCATTCTCGGTCACGACTTGCGCACTCCCTTGAGCGCGATCCTGTTGGGTGCGGATGTTCTGTTGCGCACCAGCGACCTGGGCGCGCGCGCGACCAAGGTTGCTTCAAGGATTTACTCAAGCGTGAAACGCGCCAGCCAGATCGTCGGCGACCTGCTGGATTTCACGCGCTCACAGATCGGCCCCGGCATCCCGTTGAAAAAGACCGAGATAGACGTCCAGCCCATCTGCGCGCGCATCGTAGACGAGTCCCGCACGGTCAACCCCGAGGCCGACATCCGCCTGACGTCCAGCGAGCATGTCATTGCTAACGTTGATGGCGACCGGCTGGAACAGGTGTTCTCCAACCTCATCGGCAACTCGATACAGCACGGTAACAGCAGTGACCCCGTAGAGGTTACACTGGCGGTTTCTGGCGACACCCTCCAGTTTACCGTTCACAACACCGGCAACCCGATCCCCGAAGACGTCCTGCCGTTCATCTTCAACCCGATGGGACGCTACTCGCCCGAGCAGGTCACCGACAATGGCCCGTATTCAAGCCTGGGTCTCGGCCTGTTTATCGTTTCCAAAATAGTCGACGCCCATGGCGGGCGGATTGAGGTGACATCGAAAGCGGAGCTGGGGACGACGTTTGCAGTGTTTATTCCGTTGAAAGGGGAGTGA
- a CDS encoding DUF1652 domain-containing protein: MYSKSDIQRVLETAFLPSRCECVVAENESFSVKLLNPDSGDIQLYVTGMPLAELSTSRSIARLVLSLKEQRDLMGQMSLSMRRMA; encoded by the coding sequence ATGTATTCAAAGTCCGATATCCAGCGAGTGCTTGAAACAGCTTTTCTGCCGTCCAGGTGCGAATGCGTCGTAGCGGAGAACGAAAGCTTTTCCGTGAAGCTTCTCAACCCCGACTCCGGTGATATCCAGCTGTATGTGACGGGTATGCCTCTGGCCGAGCTATCCACCAGCAGATCCATAGCGCGGTTGGTGCTCTCCCTGAAAGAGCAGAGAGACCTGATGGGGCAAATGTCATTGTCCATGAGGCGAATGGCGTAG